Proteins from one Naumovozyma castellii chromosome 3, complete genome genomic window:
- the RFA2 gene encoding Rfa2p (ancestral locus Anc_3.33), protein MATYQPYTEFSSVTGGGFDNSDRPNSGDADGAVNRTNTLHPVTIKQILESTQEIQDGPFVSHNQELHHVCFVGVVRNITDHTSNIYLTIEDGTGQIEVRKWSDDATDMAAGNNEEDKQGSSQAAQQYQMGTYVKIFGALKEFGGKKNIQYAVIKNVESFNEVLAHHLEVIKWHAIANGKIPNPSTGSGEPLQQGAMGGNQSGQSLFVTENESNHSISDRILEFCKKQCEGKDANAFAVPIPLIAQSLNIDENTARNCCTTLTEQGFIYPTFDDNNFFAL, encoded by the exons ATGGCAA CTTATCAACCTTACACAGAGTTCTCTTCAGTTACAGGAGGTGGTTTTGATAACTCAGATAGACCTAATTCAGGTGATGCAGATGGAGCAGTTAACAGAACGAACACTCTTCATCCAGTGACCATTAAGCAAATTTTAGAATCCACCcaagaaattcaagatGGTCCCTTCGTCTCTCACAATCAAGAACTTCATCATGTTTGTTTCGTTGGTGTTGTAAGGAATATTACAGATCATACATCTAATATATATCTTACAATCGAAGATGGTACGGGCCAAATTGAAGTGAGAAAATGGAGTGACGATGCTACTGACATGGCTGCAggaaataatgaagaagataagCAAGGTAGTTCTCAAGCAGCACAACAGTATCAAATGGGTACCTATGTTAAGATATTTGGTGCTCTAAAAGAATTTGGTgggaagaaaaatattcaatatgCTGTCATCAAGAATGTGGAAAGCTTCAATGAAGTGCTGGCTCACCATTTAGAAGTTATAAAATGGCATGCTATTGCCAATGGCAAGATTCCAAATCCGTCAACCGGTTCCGGAGAACCTTTACAGCAAGGAGCAATGGGTGGAAATCAAAGTGGGCAATCATTATTTGTCACTGAGAATGAATCAAACCATTCTATATCTGATAGAATTTTAGAATTTTGTAAGAAGCAATGTGAGGGTAAAGACGCCAATGCATTTGCAGTTCCAATTCCTCTTATTGCACAATCGTTGAATATAGATGAGAATACCGCAAGAAATTGTTGTACAACGCTAACTGAACAAGGTTTTATATACCCAACctttgatgataataatttctttgcGTTATAA
- the VPS68 gene encoding Vps68p (ancestral locus Anc_3.40) — MDSNNSDRLFRFPFSLPKLHGVRTVSVYLSGIFYALGFWVFLDAALYSKHSNASDVHVTFIDWIPFLCSTFGMLIVNSIEKNRLLQGALSNDGGISSSFGGVDEAMAWQARSILFFGFALLAGGLSGSIVVLIIKFLVKDYTSYPTVGMGINNVLGNIFILISCVVLWIAQNIEDEYSYSLTL; from the coding sequence ATGGATTCCAACAACAGTGATAGACTATTTCGTTTTCCCTTCTCGCTCCCCAAACTTCACGGGGTAAGAACGGTAAGTGTCTACTTATCAGGTATATTTTACGCCTTAGGGTTTTGGGTCTTCCTCGATGCAGCATTATATTCCAAGCATTCCAATGCATCCGATGTCCATGTGACGTTTATCGACTGGATCCCATTCCTTTGCAGTACATTTGGGATGCTTATTGTGAATTCCATTGAGAAGAATAGATTGTTACAGGGTGCATTATCCAATGATGGTGGTATATCGTCTTCGTTTGGCGGAGTGGATGAAGCAATGGCATGGCAGGCACGttctattttattttttggatTTGCATTGTTGGCTGGTGGATTATCTGGATctattgttgttttaattattaaattcttaGTTAAGGATTATACGAGTTATCCTACTGTTGGTATGGGTATTAATAATGTGTTGgggaatatatttattctgATTAGTTGCGTGGTTCTTTGGATTGCACagaatattgaagatgaatatTCTTACTCTTTAACTTTATAA
- the GAS4 gene encoding 1,3-beta-glucanosyltransferase (ancestral locus Anc_3.34) encodes MRYFRMFLRWVMFALCLSFKFANSESAINPIIVQGNRFIDSVTGKPFFVKGVDYQPGGSSEITEERDPLSDPEVCARDISLFQELGINTVRIYSVNPELNHDKCMTMLAVAGIYLVLDVNSPLDNQHLNRYEPWTSYHPLYLEHIFNIIEEFSYYNNTLGFFAGNEIVNDRRSAQYSPPYIKNVIKDMKQFIKLHSPRPIPVGYSAADYLRYRVSLSKYLECCEHGNSASSVDFYGINSYQWCGSQTMESSGYDKLIDTYKSYTKPLIFSEFGCNKVLPRQFEEVSALFSDRMNDVFSGGLVYEFTQEPNNYGLVKINGEGDALLLDDFFQLKKHYTHLDQVGRQQLKVPTRDGNLIFYEQKSKNNIPKNGCPVCLDKYSNLNIDTKVDSDLGVFLIKEGVSNEHGQFVQLEDSELVSKFKIYNGTGEVPEKVKRIEILHDLGIFNDVKDKNRKQAGDNPKTSTGFRLNQNLFAVFMCFMLLISDNILTGIRNLAAFIYHV; translated from the coding sequence ATGAGATATTTTAGGATGTTTCTACGATGGGTAATGTTCGCACTTTGTCTTTCCTTCAAATTTGCCAATTCGGAGAGTGCCATAAATCCAATCATTGTTCAAGGCAACAGGTTTATTGATTCTGTCACTGGAAAACCGTTCTTTGTTAAGGGTGTTGATTACCAACCAGGGGGGTCGTCGGAGATAACTGAGGAAAGGGACCCCCTTTCAGACCCTGAAGTGTGTGCCCGTGATATATCtttatttcaagaattaGGAATTAATACTGTAAGGATTTATTCAGTTAATCCTGAATTGAATCATGATAAATGTATGACAATGTTAGCAGTGGCAGGGATTTATTTAGTCCTTGATGTCAATTCCCCCTTGGATAACCAACATTTAAATAGATATGAACCTTGGACAAGTTACCATCCTttatatttggaacatATATTTAACATCATTGAAGAGTTTTCCtattataataataccTTAGGGTTTTTTGCAGGTAATGAAATTGTCAACGATAGGAGATCTGCTCAGTATTCTCCACcatatattaaaaatgtGATTAAGGATATGaaacaattcatcaaacTTCATTCCCCAAGACCAATTCCTGTTGGCTACTCAGCAGCAGATTATTTAAGATATAGAGTAtcattatccaaatatttagaatGTTGCGAACATGGAAATAGTGCCTCAAGTGTTGATTTTTATGGCATTAATTCCTATCAATGGTGTGGGTCACAGACAATGGAATCATCTGGGTATGACAAATTGATCGACACATACAAAAGTTATACAAAACCACTAATATTTTCTGAATTTGGCTGCAACAAAGTTTTGCCCAGGCAATTCGAGGAAGTTAGTGCCTTATTTTCTGATCGTATGAATGACGTTTTCAGTGGGGGGTTAGTCTACGAGTTTACACAAGAACCTAATAATTATGGTTTAGTCAAAATTAATGGGGAAGGGGATGCTCTattattggatgattttTTCCAACTAAAGAAGCATTATACTCATTTGGATCAAGTTGGAAGACAGCAGCTAAAAGTTCCTACTAGAGATGGAaacttaattttttatgaACAAAAGagtaaaaataatattcctaAGAATGGTTGCCCCGTTTGCCTGGATAAATATAGTAATCTCAACATTGACACTAAAGTAGATAGTGACTTAGGTGTGTTTCTTATTAAAGAGGGAGTGTCTAATGAGCATGGGCAATTTGTTCAGTTGGAAGACTCAGAGCTAGTTTCAAAGTTTAAAATATACAATGGGACAGGTGAAGTACCAGAAAAGGTAAAAAGGATAGAGATTTTGCATGATTTAGGAATATTTAACGATGTGAAGGATAAAAATAGAAAGCAAGCAGGAGATAACCCCAAGACATCTACAGGATTCAGACTGAATCAAAACCTCTTTGCAGTTTTTATGTGTTTCATGCTTCTAATTTCTGATAATATTCTTACTGGAATTAGAAATTTAGCGGCGTTTATATACCATGTTTAA
- the ALR1 gene encoding Mg(2+) transporter ALR1 (ancestral locus Anc_3.38): MDSSSTSEHSTPNLTPTLSPTTSIVGSMVSMRTEDHNELYDHRQHRDSLPIRQDAIPSVIQKTITSKRDPTRNPAGASVDQKQAHHQENRASAAKERDDTYAAGRHHLRSSASQTANARPSRLEQTISHQQQLFNEENEPANDPSLQHHHHHSQNQPTSPVQASSPHSHPEMAKNQKVRTNSVTSHVSSINPLTHIAETLSNITTSKTNGSGEKLPQGRNKKARASFDSDASQASRESQETEEDVCFPMPPQLHSRVNGIDFDELEEFAEQSNVLKRQYMMSLQNDRNSRFSSNMNGRTSGVSTSTSTSVSSAALKYTPKPFNHTEDDDEKDIEEDEEDERIKEYDHNDLGSQGFPSEYIGKPQGISFGNNKIEGESRMGNETQSNFNFGGGGGFNAPDRFSFFCSESEETVHATDIPSLVNSNQSFYDLFRGGEPTWWLDCSCPTDDEMRCITKAFGIHPLTAEDIRMQETREKVELFKSYYFVCFHSFENDKESENFLEPINVYIVVFRSGVLTFHFGPIPHCANVRRRVRQLRDYVNVNSDWLCYALIDAITDSFAPVIQSIEYEADSIEDSVFMARDMDFAKMLQRIGESRRKTMTLMRLLSGKADVIKMFAKRCQDEANGIGPALTSEINIANLQSTTSMNNFKKINNMQGNSYEHYTTQPRGDIALYLGDIQDHLLTMYQNLLSYEKIFSRSHSNYLAQLQVESFNSNNKVTEMLGKVTMIGTMLVPLNVITGLFGMNVHVPGEGVDNLGWWFGILGVLVFLAICGWFLASFWIKRIDPPTTLNEAAESGAKSVISSFLPRTNHRNNKNYNDKPIPRWNGGPSNGSIASLPSKYSRYD; this comes from the coding sequence ATGGATTCATCTTCTACCTCAGAACATTCAACTCCAAATTTAACCCCTACTCTATCACCTACAACCTCCATAGTAGGATCCATGGTTTCCATGAGGACGGAGGATCATAATGAACTTTATGATCACAGACAACACAGGGATTCTTTGCCTATCCGTCAGGATGCGATACCAAGTGTGATTCAGAAGACTATTACCAGCAAAAGAGACCCTACTAGGAATCCTGCTGGGGCCTCCGTTGACCAGAAACAAGCACATCACCAAGAAAATAGAGCTTCTGCTGCTAAGGAGCGTGATGATACATATGCGGCTGGTCGCCATCACTTAAGATCATCAGCATCTCAGACTGCTAATGCTAGACCTTCGAGGTTGGAACAAACCATCTCTCATCAGCAGcaattatttaatgaagagAACGAGCCGGCAAATGACCCATCATTGCAGCATCACCACCATCACAGTCAAAATCAACCAACTTCACCTGTTCAAGCTTCAAGTCCTCATTCTCACCCAGAGATGGCAAAGAACCAAAAGGTTAGGACAAATTCTGTGACTTCTCATGTCTCATCTATAAATCCTTTGACACATATAGCAGAAACATTGTCTAATATAACTACATCCAAGACAAACGGTTCTGGAGAAAAATTACCACAGGGAAGAAATAAGAAGGCAAGAGCATCGTTCGATAGTGACGCATCGCAGGCATCAAGAGAATCTCAAGAGACTGAGGAAGATGTTTGTTTCCCCATGCCACCTCAGTTACACAGTCGTGTCAACGGgattgattttgatgaattggaagaatttgcGGAACAATCAAACGTCCTAAAGAGACAGTATATGATGTCATTGCAAAATGATAGAAATAGTagattttcttctaatatGAACGGTCGTACTAGTGGAGTTTCAACTTCAACTTCTACTTCCGTTTCCTCTGCAGCACTTAAATATACTCCTAAACCCTTTAATCATAccgaagatgatgatgagaagGATATtgaggaagatgaggaagatgaaagaattaaagagTATGATCACAACGATTTAGGTTCACAGGGATTTCCATCAGAGTACATTGGGAAACCTCAAGGTATTTCatttggtaataataaGATTGAAGGTGAATCTAGGATGGGTAATGAGACGCaatcaaatttcaattttggcGGCGGTGGTGGATTTAATGCACCAGATAGattctctttcttctgttCTGAGTCTGAAGAGACAGTTCATGCTACTGATATCCCATCATTAGTGAACTCCAATCAATCATTTTATGATTTATTTAGAGGTGGCGAACCAACCTGGTGGTTAGATTGTAGTTGTCCcacagatgatgaaatgcGTTGCATTACCAAGGCATTTGGAATCCATCCTTTGACTGCAGAAGATATCAGAATGCAAGAAACAAGAGAAAAAGTGGAATTGTTTAAATCCTATTATTTTGTCtgttttcattcttttgaaaatgacaAAGAATCTGAGAATTTCTTAGAACCCATTAATGTTTACATTGTTGTATTCAGATCTGGTGTTCTTACATTCCATTTTGGCCCCATTCCCCATTGCGCCAATGTTAGGAGACGTGTGAGACAGTTAAGAGATTATGTTAATGTTAATTCAGATTGGTTATGTTACGCCTTGATCGATGCCATTACTGATAGTTTTGCTCCAGTGATTCAATCCATTGAATATGAAGCAGATTCCATTGAGGATTCCGTGTTCATGGCAAGGGATATGGATTTTGCAAAAATGTTGCAAAGAATTGGTGAAAGTAGACGTAAAACTATGACATTGATGAGATTGTTAAGTGGTAAAGCTGACGTTATTAAAATGTTTGCCAAGAGGTGTCAGGATGAGGCCAATGGTATTGGACCTGCTTTGACATCAGAAATTAATATAGCCAACTTACAAAGCACAACATCtatgaataattttaagaAGATTAATAATATGCAAGGAAATTCCTATGAGCATTATACTACCCAACCAAGAGGTGATATTGCATTGTATTTGGGTGATATTCAAGATCATTTGTTAACAATGtatcaaaatttattatcttACGAGAAAATTTTCTCCAGATCTCACTCGAATTATTTAGCACAATTGCAAGTGGAATCgttcaattcaaataataaagtaaCAGAAATGTTGGGTAAGGTGACTATGATTGGTACTATGCTTGTTCCATTAAATGTGATCACTGGGTTATTTGGTATGAATGTACATGTCCCAGGTGAAGGAGTCGACAACCTAGGCTGGTGGTTTGGTATTCTTGGTGTATTGGTATTCTTAGCCATTTGTGGGTGGTTCCTTGCATCATTTTGGATTAAGAGAATTGATCCTCCAACAACATTGAATGAGGCGGCTGAAAGTGGTGCTAAATCTGTCATCTCTAGTTTCTTACCAAGGACGAACCATCGTAACAACAAAAACTATAATGATAAGCCAATTCCTAGGTGGAATGGTGGCCCTTCGAATGGATCTATTGCCAGTTTACCCAGTAAGTACAGCAGGTATGATTGA